The window CGAGCGGGTTGGCGCGGTTGCGCCCGAAGGTCGCGGTCCGCGGGTTGAACTCGAGCAGTCGGTGGATGGTGCTCGCGTCGGCGCCGGTCGCCTCCTGCAGCCGCTTCGCGGCGCGGCCGGTCGGCGCCGCCAGCAGCACCCGGCGCTGGCGGGCGCTGAGGATGTCGATGACGCCCCGGATCAGGGTCGTCTTGCCGGTGCCCGGGCCGCCGGTGATCACCGACACCGGCTCGATCAGGGCGGCCGCCAAGGCCTCGAGCTGGCGGTCGGCGAGCCGCAGCGAGCGGTGGGCCTGGAAGGAGCCCATTGCCTGACGAACGTCGAACTCGGGAGCCGGTGCGCCGGCGTCGAGGAGGGCGGAGAGCGCCGCGGCGACCCCCGCCTCCGCCTGCTCGAGCCTGCGCAGGTAGATCGCCGCGTCGCCGCCGGCGCTGGCCCGCTCGGTGACGGCGCCGCGCTGGACGAGCGCCGCGAGCGCGGCGTCGAGCCCGCCGGCGGGGACCTCGAGCAGCGCCTGGGCGCGGGCCAGCGCCTCGTCGCGGGGAAGGAAGACGTGGCCGTCGGAGGTCGCCTCCTGGAGCGCGTGAATCAGCCCTGCCTCGAGGCGTTGGGGCGCGTCGGCCGGGAGGCCGAGGCGGCGGGCGACGGCGTCGGCGGTGCGGAAGCCGACGCCGAAGATGTCCTCGGCGAGCCGGTAGGGGTTGGAGCGAACCAGCTCGAGAGCGCCGGCGCCGTAGCGGGCGTGAGCCTTGGCCGCCACCCCCGGCGGCACGCCGTGCCCGGTGAGGAACACCATCAGCTGCTGGATTCCCCGCTGAGCGGTCCATGACTCGGTGACGCGGCGCAGGGTCTTGCGGCCGATCCCGGGGACCTCGAGCAGCCGCTTGGGCTCGCGCTCGATGACCTCCAGAGCCTCGATGCCGAAGGTATCCACGATCCGGCCCGCGATCTTGGGGCCGATGCCGCGCACCCGCCCACTGCCGAGGAAGCGGCGGATCCCGTCCTGAGTTGACGGCAGGAGCGCCACCCATGTCGCGACCTCGAGCTGCTCGCCGAAACTGGGATGCACGACCCACCGGCCGGTCAGGCGGAGGCGATCGCCAGGCAGCACTCCGAGCAGGCTGCCGACCGCCGTGAGCTGCGCGCCCCGGTCGCCGCGGCAGCGCACCACGCACCAGCCGGTGTCCTGGTTGGAGTACAGCGTCCGCACCACCACCGCTTCGACCGAGATCTCGGCGCTGCCCGGGGCGGTCAGCGTCAGGGAGCCGTCCTCGGAGGTTGGCACTGCAGCATCTTAGACGAAACGGCCACCGCTTGGCGCTCGTGCTTGGCCGGCTCGTCCCCGGCAGCGGCGGGGCACAGCGGCTTCGGGCGGCCGCTGCAAGGCCGGCTCCTCCGGTGGCGCACGGCGCGTCTCTCGGTGCGCGTGGGTCAGAGGCCGGGCACCACGATCATCAGCGCCGCGTGCGGCGGCCCGTGCCCCTAGAGCGGTTTCGCGGGGAAACGGCTGCACGCGTACTCGGCGAGCGCGGTGATCGTCAGCGACGGGTTGGCGCCGAGGTTGGCGCCGACCACGCTGCCGTCCATGACGTAGAGCCCGGGATGGCCGAAGGCCTGAAAATCGAGGTCGATCACTCCCTCGTCCGGCGAGCCGGCGATCGCGCAGCCGCCCAGGATGTGGGCGGTCGTTGACTGGTCGAGGATCACCTCGTTGAGGGTGGACTGAGGCACCCCGTCGAGCTCGACGCCGAGCTCGCGGGCGACCTCGTTGGCGATCGGGATGTAGGAGGGGATGCGATGCTGGCCGCGCGGCGGCAGCGATGCCAGGCTACGACGCAGGGGCCATGGCAGCCGGCGCTTCCTGACCAGCCGGGTGTAGTTGTCGTTGTCCTGCATGACCAGCAGGACCAGCGAGTGCTCGGCCTTACCCCACGGCTTGTGGACGAACAGACTCCGCAGGGGGTGGCGGGCCAGGTTGCCGAGCCAGCGCAGCTGGCGCGGCACCGCCGAGCCGCCGTCGGTGAGGGCGGTGCCCAGCAGCAGCATGACGTCGGAGCCCTTGGGGAAACGGACCATCTCCATCCGGGTCCGGTCATCGACGTGGGCCTCTCCCTGGATCGCGGTGCCCTCCCAAAGGGTGTCCTTGGAGCGTGAGGTGATGCCGAGCAGGGCCTCGGAGTTGGTGCGCACCACGTTGCCGACCTGGTCGGAGAGGTGGGGGAGGGCGCCGGCGCGCTTGCAGTCGAGGAGCAGGGGCACGCTGCCGAGGACGCCGGCGGAGAGCACGACCCGGCGCGCGCGCAGGGCGCCCCGCTCGCCCGCCACCAGCCGGGTCGAGCGGCGCCAGGACAGCAGGTAGCCGCCTCCGACGAGGGGATGGACGAGCTCGACCTCGGTCTCCGGCACGATCCTGGCGCCGAGCCGCTCGGCGAGGTGGAGGTAGTTCCGGTCGAGGGTGTTCTTGGCGCCGACCCGGCAGCCGACCATGCAGGCGCCGCAGAAGGTGCAACCGGTGCGGCGGGGGCCCGCGCCGCCGAAGTACGGGTCGTCGACCTCGACGTCGGGCTCGCCGAAGAAGATCCCGACGCTGGTCGGACGGAAGGTGCCTCCGAAGCCCTTGCGGTCGGCGACGCGGTGGAGCGCCTCGTCACCCTCGCCGAGCCGCGGGCTCGGCACGGAGCCGAGCATTCGCCTCGCCGTGGCGTAGTGCGCCGGCATTACCCGCCGCCAGTCCTCGAGCTCCCGCCAGCGCGGGTCGTCCCACAGCGAGTCGTGGGGCTCGAGGTGGCTGTTCGCGTAGCCCATGCTGCCGCCGCCGACGCCCACGAAGTGCATGACGAGGGCGTCGCGGAAGAGCCGCAGGCCCCAGATGCCATGGCAGCCCAGGCGTGGCGCCCAGAACGACTTCCGGAGGTTCCAGTTGGTGGTCGGGAAGTCGGCCGGCGCCCAGCGGCGTCCCTTCTCGAGAACCATGACGCGGTAGCCCTTCTCGGACAGGCGCAGGGCCGCGACCGAGCCGCCGAAGCCGGATCCGATGATGGCGACGTCAGTGTCGAAGTCGGTGACGACGGAGGCTATTGTCATGGAGATCTCCGTCGCCAGTGTACCCGCTCGTGGCACCGGTCGACAAACCCTGGCTTCGGCTATACTCCCCGGCGTGATGCGCTGTCGTCGCAACACGGCGTGGGTGCTCGCGGCCGTCGTCGCGCTCGCGACGGGCGGGCCGTGCGGTGCCGCGGAGCTGACCCTGGCCGACCCGGCCGGCATCGCCGTCCGCTGGTCGGACTGGGTCGAGGCCAATGGGCCGGCGGCCGTGCTCGTCTGGGCGTCGTGGGCCCCAGGGGGCGAGGCCGTCGTCGCCGGCCTGGCTGATCTCGCCGAGGCGGCGCGGGCCCGCGGGCTGACGCTGGTGGTGGTCGACGTCCAGGAGGAGGCCGCCGCGGCGGCCGCGGTGCTGGTCGGACAGGCGGTGCCGTGGCTGCACGATCGCCATGGCGCCATCCTCAAGAGCTACCGCCTGACCCAGCTGCCGACCCTGGTGGTCGTGGATCGGGCTGGAAGGGCGCTCGGGACGCTCGACGCCGATCCCGAGGCGCTGCGAGGCTGGGCGCCGCGATGATGCTGGCTTGGTCGCGGCGGTGGCAGGGGGGGCGGGGCCGATCGGCGGTGCGAGCGCTGGCGATCGGCGCCGGGCTGACGCTGTGCGCCGGCGGGTTCGGATGCAGCGAGGCCCGGACGACGGCTGCGCCGCGCCCGACGCCGACCCCGTCTCCGGCGCGGCAGCTGGACGCCATCCTGACCCCGGTCCACGCCCGGGTGAAGTCCGGCGACACCATCGAAAGCGTGGCGCGCCGCCTGTCGGGCGACGACTGGATTCGCTGGCGGGACGCGCTGCTGCGCCAGCTCGATCCGCGGCGCCTGAGCCCCGGGACCGCGTTCAACGGGGCCCGCGGCGCGGACGGCACGCTGCGGCGCCTCAGCGTGGTGCTCGACCAGCGCACCGAGCTGCGGCTCGAGCGCGCAGGGGACGCGATCGAGGTGACGCGAATCGAGCGCCCGGTCGACAGCGTCGTGCTTCGCCTCGAGGGCGAGGTGACGTCGTCGCTGTTCGGCGCGGTCGAGGCGGCGGGCGGGAACCCGGAGCTGGCGGTGGTCCTCGCCGAGGTCTTCCAGTGGGACGTCGATTTCCTGCGCGACGTGCGCAAGGGCGACCGCTTCGTGGCGGTGGTGGAGCAGCGCAGCGTCGACGGCTCGTTCTACGAGTACGGCGCGCTCTACGCGGCGCGCTTCGTCAACGACGGCAAGGCCCTCGACGCGATCGCCTACCCGGACGATGACGGCCGCATCGGCTACTACGACTGCGAGGGGAGGCCGCTGCGGAAGCAGTTTCTGCGCTCCCCGCTGGAGTTCAGCCGGATCACGTCGCGCTTCTCGCACAGCCGCTTTCACCCGGTGCTCCACCGGCGGACGCCGCACTACGGGGTCGACTACGGGGCGCCGGTGGGAACGCCGGTCCGGGCGACCGCCGACGGCCGCGTGACGTTCAGCGGAAGCCGGGGCGGCGCGGGGAGAATGGTCACCGTGGCCCACGCCAACGGCTACGAGACCAACTACCTCCACCTCAGCCGCTTCGGGCCGGGAATCAGGCCCGGCGCGCGGATCGACCAGGGGCAGGTGGTCGGCTACGTCGGGTCCTCGGGGCTGTCGACCGGGCCGCACCTCGACTACCGGGTGCGCCAGAACGGCCAGTGGATCAACCCGCTGACCATCAGCTCGCCGCCGGCCAAGCCGCTCGGCGACGAGCGCCTGCGCCGCTTCCTGTCGCACGCACTCGCGGTGGTTCTCCTGCTCGACGGCAGCGAGCCCCCGGCCGGCGCGCAGTGCTAGGAGTTCGTACCGCATTTGCCTTCCGAGCGGTCGTGGTGGACTGGACGTGCCGGGGGGACGGCCACTGCGGCACGAACTCCTCTTGGTAGTCGAGTCAGGTGCGCCGGGCAGACGAGTGGTGTGCTGGAGAAAGCGCGGTGTCTGTCGGTGCTCCATGCGGGCTCAGGCTCGGTCTGCAGTGAGGCATCCACCAGCTTGAGGAGGTTGCTGCACAGGCATGCGCGCAGCGCATTCCGAGCAGCGTGTGGGACGAGCGCCCCCACGCGTGGCAGGGGAGCACCGAGGAGAGTGGAGCCTTGGACACCGCCGTGGTCAGCGGTCGACTCCGCCGACCGGCACCCATCCGACGCCGACAGGGCGGGGCTCGCCTTGCACCTTGGCGACGCTTCCACCGCCGCCGCAGCGCCGTCAACGGGGGATCGCCGGCTGCGTTGCCGGACGGCAGGTCGGAAGTGGGCGCGGATCCGGCTTCCGGCTTCGCTTGCGGCTACGCCGTGTCCAGTCCCCTCCGGCTCCGCCGTGACAAGAGCGGAAGCGGGCGCGGGCTTCGTCCCGCTTGACGCCGCAGAGACCGCCTACTCCGGGATGCGCAGCTTCTGGCCGGGCTTGATCAGGTCCGGGTTGTTGAGAATGTCGCGGTTGGCCTCGAAGATCTTCATGTACTTGTTGGCGCTGCCGTAGTACTTGAGGGCGATCTTGCTCAGGGTGTCGCCCGCGACCACCTCGTAGAACCTCTCCGCCGGCTTGGGGGCCGGGGGTGGGACCGGCGCCGGCGCCGGCTTGGGCGCGTCGACCCGGATCGCGTTGAGGGTGTTGTCGGTCTTCACCAGCTTGTCGAAGTTCTCCATGACCTGCACGGTGATCTCACGGCTGGGCGCGTCGCCGGTCAAGGTCACGGTCTTGCCCTCGATCTTGGCGGACAGGTTGCGCACGCCGAGGCCCAGGCCGCTGATCTTGTCGAGCGCGTCTTTGACCTTCTCGTCGAACGACTTTCCGAACAGCCCCATGGTGGATCCTCCCGATCGCTCCGGACTCGGTCATTCCGTGGCGGCATGGTACCGCATCCCCGGGTCGGCCGCCACCGGTCGGGCCGACGCGGTCGCCGGGTTTGCCTATACTTCGGCTGCGCGAGCGACGCGGCCGCGACCGCCCGCCGGCGGTAGCGAGGACCGGGTCGCGACGGAGGGCCACCATGGGAGACAACGACCTGTTCCTCGGTCACGACCTCGCGGACCGATCCAGGGCCGGCCTCGACCCTGACCACCTGACGACCCACGCTGCCTGCTTCGGCATGACCGGCTCGGGGAAGACCGGCCTCGGCATCGTCGCGCTGGAGGAGCTGGCGCGGCGCCGCACCCCGCTGCTGGTGATCGACCTCAAGGGCGACATGGTGAACCTGCTGCTCAACTTCCCGTCGCTGGACGCGGGCTCGTTCGGACCCTGGCTGACCCGGGACACGCTTGCGGGCCGCAGCCCGGGTGAGGCGGCGGAGGAGCAGGCCCGGCTGTGGCGGAAGGGGCTCGAGGGAAGCGGCCTGGGGGCCGGCGACATGCTCGCCGTGCGGCAGGGCGTCGCCTGGCAGCTGCTGACGCCGGGCGCCGCCGGGATCGCGCCGATCGACATCCTGCCGTCGCTGGCGGCGCCCGCCTTCTCGAGCCCGGACAGCGACCCGGACGGCGCGACCGAGCGCGTCGGCGGCGTCGCCGGTGCGCTGCTGTCGCTGGTCGGTCGGGGCGGTGACCCGCTCACCGACCGCGATCACGTGCTGCTGTCGTCGATCCTGCTCGAGCACTGGCGGCGCGGCGACCGGCCCGACCTTGCGGGCCTGCTCGCCAGCATCGCCGACCCGCCGATGGAGTCGCTCGGCGCGCTGCCGGTCGAGCGCTTCTACCCGCGTGCCGAGCGCATGAAGCTGGTTCTCGAGCTCAACGCGCTGGTCGCTTCGCCGGCCTTCGGGGCGTGGACGACCGGCGTCCCGCTGGCGATGGAGGAGCTCCTCGGCAGCGCGGAGGAGCCGCGGGCGAGCATCGTCAGCGTCGCCCACCTCGACGAGCGCCAGCGGCTGTTCATCCTTGCCCTGCTGGCGGCCGAGCTGGTGGCGTGGATGCGGCGCCAGCCCGGGACGAGCTCGCTGCGGGCGCTGCTCTACATCGACGAGCTGCAAGGGATCCTGCCGCCCCATCCGCTGAACCCGCCGACCAAACCGCCGCTGCTGACCCTGCTCAAGCAGGGAAGGGCGTTCGGCGTCGGCGTCTGGCTGGCCACCCAGAACCCGGTCGACGTCGACTACAAGGCGCTCGGCAACGCCGGCGTCACCCTCATCGGCCGGCTGGTCACCGAGCGCGACCGGGAGCGGGTGCTCGGCGGGCTCGCCCTGCGGACGCTCGACGACGGGCGCGACGCCGACCCGTTGGTCGCGGCCCTCGGCAAGCGCGAGTTCCTGCTCTACGACGTCGCCGCCGACCCGCGGACGCGAACCCTGGCATCGCGGTGGGCGATGAGCTACCTCCGGGGGCCGGTGACCCTGGCCGAGATGCGGCCGCTGGTCACGCCGGCCGCCGGTGCGCGTTCGAGCGCGCCGAGACCGGCCGGAGAGGCCGCTGCGGCGGCCGCGGCGCCGACTCCCCCGGTGCTCGGCTCCCCGATCGACCAGCGCTTCGATCCCGTCGCGACGGGCGCGGTGCGGCCGGCCCTAGTGGTGATGGACAAGGTCGGGGTCAGCCGGGCCACCCTCGGGCTCGACCTGGCCGTCGAGGAGGTGTGGAGGGTCCCCCTGGACAGCCGGGGTGGCCTCGACTGGAGCGCGGCCGAAGCGCTCGATCACAGGCCGGTCCTCGCCGAGCGGCCCGCCTCCGGCATGGTGTTTCCGGCGGTGGTGCCGAGCCGGCTCGATGAGGAGCTGCGCAGGGCACGCGCGGACTTCGTGAGCTGGCGGGCGCAGACCCCGGTCGCGGTGCTGGTCAATCGCGGCCTCAAGGCGAGCGCCGCCCCCGGCGAGGACCGGGCGGCCTTCGAGCAGCGCTGCCTGGCGCTCGCCGATCGGGCCGACGACGCCGCCCAGGAGCGGGCTCGCGCGAAGTACGCGGCGAAGAAGGAGGCGCTCGCGCGGCGGCTGGCCAAGGAGCGGGATGAGCTGGAGGGGGATCGGACCGAGGCGAGGACGCGCAAGGCCGAGGAGGTGCTCGGCGTGGTCGAGGGCC of the Thermoanaerobaculales bacterium genome contains:
- a CDS encoding LysM peptidoglycan-binding domain-containing protein, producing the protein MGLFGKSFDEKVKDALDKISGLGLGVRNLSAKIEGKTVTLTGDAPSREITVQVMENFDKLVKTDNTLNAIRVDAPKPAPAPVPPPAPKPAERFYEVVAGDTLSKIALKYYGSANKYMKIFEANRDILNNPDLIKPGQKLRIPE
- a CDS encoding redoxin domain-containing protein, whose product is MRCRRNTAWVLAAVVALATGGPCGAAELTLADPAGIAVRWSDWVEANGPAAVLVWASWAPGGEAVVAGLADLAEAARARGLTLVVVDVQEEAAAAAAVLVGQAVPWLHDRHGAILKSYRLTQLPTLVVVDRAGRALGTLDADPEALRGWAPR
- a CDS encoding peptidoglycan DD-metalloendopeptidase family protein, coding for MMLAWSRRWQGGRGRSAVRALAIGAGLTLCAGGFGCSEARTTAAPRPTPTPSPARQLDAILTPVHARVKSGDTIESVARRLSGDDWIRWRDALLRQLDPRRLSPGTAFNGARGADGTLRRLSVVLDQRTELRLERAGDAIEVTRIERPVDSVVLRLEGEVTSSLFGAVEAAGGNPELAVVLAEVFQWDVDFLRDVRKGDRFVAVVEQRSVDGSFYEYGALYAARFVNDGKALDAIAYPDDDGRIGYYDCEGRPLRKQFLRSPLEFSRITSRFSHSRFHPVLHRRTPHYGVDYGAPVGTPVRATADGRVTFSGSRGGAGRMVTVAHANGYETNYLHLSRFGPGIRPGARIDQGQVVGYVGSSGLSTGPHLDYRVRQNGQWINPLTISSPPAKPLGDERLRRFLSHALAVVLLLDGSEPPAGAQC
- a CDS encoding GMC family oxidoreductase; translation: MTIASVVTDFDTDVAIIGSGFGGSVAALRLSEKGYRVMVLEKGRRWAPADFPTTNWNLRKSFWAPRLGCHGIWGLRLFRDALVMHFVGVGGGSMGYANSHLEPHDSLWDDPRWRELEDWRRVMPAHYATARRMLGSVPSPRLGEGDEALHRVADRKGFGGTFRPTSVGIFFGEPDVEVDDPYFGGAGPRRTGCTFCGACMVGCRVGAKNTLDRNYLHLAERLGARIVPETEVELVHPLVGGGYLLSWRRSTRLVAGERGALRARRVVLSAGVLGSVPLLLDCKRAGALPHLSDQVGNVVRTNSEALLGITSRSKDTLWEGTAIQGEAHVDDRTRMEMVRFPKGSDVMLLLGTALTDGGSAVPRQLRWLGNLARHPLRSLFVHKPWGKAEHSLVLLVMQDNDNYTRLVRKRRLPWPLRRSLASLPPRGQHRIPSYIPIANEVARELGVELDGVPQSTLNEVILDQSTTAHILGGCAIAGSPDEGVIDLDFQAFGHPGLYVMDGSVVGANLGANPSLTITALAEYACSRFPAKPL
- a CDS encoding ATP-dependent RecD-like DNA helicase codes for the protein MPTSEDGSLTLTAPGSAEISVEAVVVRTLYSNQDTGWCVVRCRGDRGAQLTAVGSLLGVLPGDRLRLTGRWVVHPSFGEQLEVATWVALLPSTQDGIRRFLGSGRVRGIGPKIAGRIVDTFGIEALEVIEREPKRLLEVPGIGRKTLRRVTESWTAQRGIQQLMVFLTGHGVPPGVAAKAHARYGAGALELVRSNPYRLAEDIFGVGFRTADAVARRLGLPADAPQRLEAGLIHALQEATSDGHVFLPRDEALARAQALLEVPAGGLDAALAALVQRGAVTERASAGGDAAIYLRRLEQAEAGVAAALSALLDAGAPAPEFDVRQAMGSFQAHRSLRLADRQLEALAAALIEPVSVITGGPGTGKTTLIRGVIDILSARQRRVLLAAPTGRAAKRLQEATGADASTIHRLLEFNPRTATFGRNRANPLDADLIVVDEVSMLDIELAQQLLAAVPAGCRVAMVGDADQLPSVGPGNVLADLIASGRIRVTRLTEIFRQAEQSLIVVNAHRINSGDMPFFGNRDAASDFYFVDRDEPGEAAALAIDFAARRIPERFGLDPVRDVQVLSPMHRGELGVANLNQRLRQLLTPPGPELAVGGRSFRVGDKLMQVRNNYELDIFNGDIGRVIAVDEDAPELTVSFDGRPVVIDADGLDDLVPAYACTIHKSQGSEYPAVVIVLHHQHHIMLQRNLIYTAVTRGRRLVVIVGSRRALGRAVRNATVRGRYSLLAERLQASRAGAAG
- a CDS encoding DUF87 domain-containing protein, yielding MGDNDLFLGHDLADRSRAGLDPDHLTTHAACFGMTGSGKTGLGIVALEELARRRTPLLVIDLKGDMVNLLLNFPSLDAGSFGPWLTRDTLAGRSPGEAAEEQARLWRKGLEGSGLGAGDMLAVRQGVAWQLLTPGAAGIAPIDILPSLAAPAFSSPDSDPDGATERVGGVAGALLSLVGRGGDPLTDRDHVLLSSILLEHWRRGDRPDLAGLLASIADPPMESLGALPVERFYPRAERMKLVLELNALVASPAFGAWTTGVPLAMEELLGSAEEPRASIVSVAHLDERQRLFILALLAAELVAWMRRQPGTSSLRALLYIDELQGILPPHPLNPPTKPPLLTLLKQGRAFGVGVWLATQNPVDVDYKALGNAGVTLIGRLVTERDRERVLGGLALRTLDDGRDADPLVAALGKREFLLYDVAADPRTRTLASRWAMSYLRGPVTLAEMRPLVTPAAGARSSAPRPAGEAAAAAAAPTPPVLGSPIDQRFDPVATGAVRPALVVMDKVGVSRATLGLDLAVEEVWRVPLDSRGGLDWSAAEALDHRPVLAERPASGMVFPAVVPSRLDEELRRARADFVSWRAQTPVAVLVNRGLKASAAPGEDRAAFEQRCLALADRADDAAQERARAKYAAKKEALARRLAKERDELEGDRTEARTRKAEEVLGVVEGLFSVLVGSRSVGSAGRKAASRMRTAAGKRRMSQRAEVDVEESMGEIERLEAELEALAEDMQAEVDRIAAASERTALSIEEVSLRPKRADIVVDDLLLVWA